AGAAGTCCTCGCCCTCGTCGTAGAAGCGCTCGCCGTCGCGATTGACGACCACGCCGAGCGAAACACAGTCGATGCGCGTGCAGATGCCCCCGTCATAAAGCGGCGCGCGTGCGTCGATCGCCACCATATGCGCCTGGGTCGGATCGCCGATCGCATCGGCGCCTGCGTCGATCATATGGCGCAGCAGCACGCCTTGGTTGAAGCGCGTGCCCCGGATCAGGAAGTTGTCCGACGGCCATTCGCCGCGTTCGTTCTGGCCCCAGGCTTCGCGCAGCCAGTCACGGTTCGACTCGAACCCGCCGGCGGCCAGCACGCAGGATCTGGCCTCGATGCGTTCGCCGGCGGCGGTCACGGCCGCGACGAAACGATCGCCGTCGCGCTCGATGGCAACCACCTGGGTGTCGTAGCGGATCCCGACACCGAGGGCCTCGGCGCTGCGGAAATAGGCGTTGACGAGCGCCTTGCCGCCGCCCATGAAAAAGGCATTGGTGCGCGCCACATGCAGCGCGCCCGACAGCGGCGGCTGGAAATGCACGCCGTGCCGGCGCATCCAGCCGCGGCAGCGCGACGACGCGCGGATCGTCATGCGCGCCAGCCGTTCGTTGGTGATGCCACCCGTCACCTTCAGCAGGTCCTGCCAGTACTCCTCTTCCGGGTAGGCGTCGACCAGCACATCCTGCGGGGCCTCGTGCATGCAGCGCAAATTGCGGGTGTGCTGCGAATTGCCCCCGCGCCATTCGCGCGGCGAGCCCTCCAGCAGCAGCACCGAGGCACCCGCCTCGCGCGCCATCAAGGCGGCGCACAGCGCGGCATTGCCGCCGCCGATCACCAGCACATCTTTCATGGGGAATCTCCTTGTGGGCTCGACTGTATGCAAGGCCCGATGGAGACGAAAGGTGACGGCGATTAAGACGTGTTAAGTTATTGTGAAGGGTCCGCGCGGCATCAGCACGATGGAAGCTGCCAACGCCTTCATGCCCGAATTCATCGCAGGCCGATTCAGTACGACAAGATGCCCCGTTGGAAGACGGAGATCGGTTCGCTCAACCGAGCGCCAGCGTCACCCCGGCCTGCGCATGGAGCGCCGTGGTATCGAACACGGGTAGCGCTACATCCCCCTGCCCGATCAGCAGCGTGATTTCCGTGCAGCCAAGGATCACGCCTTCGGCGCCTTGCGCCGCGAGCCCGGCAATGATGCGCTGGTAGTCGGCGCGGGCCGCGTCGCGCACGATGCCGTGGCAGAGTTCTTCGTAGATGATGGCGTGAACCCGTTCGCGCCCGGCCAGGTCCGGCACGACGACGTCGATGCCGTGCATGTCGCGCATCCGCCCGCGGTAGAAGTCCTCCTCCATGGTGAAGCGGGTGCCGAGCAAGCCTACGCGCCCGATGCCGGCCTGTTGCAACGCGTGCGCGGTCGGGTCGACGATATGGAGAAAGGGAACCGTAAGCACCGCTTCGATCGCCGGCGCGACCCGGTGCATGGTGTTGGTACAGAGCAGCACAAAATCGGCGCCGCCGGCCTGGACCTGCCGTGCGGCTTGCTGCATCAGCCGCCCAAGCTCGTCCCATTGCCCGGCGTGCTGCAAGGA
The sequence above is a segment of the Cupriavidus sp. MP-37 genome. Coding sequences within it:
- the tcuA gene encoding FAD-dependent tricarballylate dehydrogenase TcuA encodes the protein MKDVLVIGGGNAALCAALMAREAGASVLLLEGSPREWRGGNSQHTRNLRCMHEAPQDVLVDAYPEEEYWQDLLKVTGGITNERLARMTIRASSRCRGWMRRHGVHFQPPLSGALHVARTNAFFMGGGKALVNAYFRSAEALGVGIRYDTQVVAIERDGDRFVAAVTAAGERIEARSCVLAAGGFESNRDWLREAWGQNERGEWPSDNFLIRGTRFNQGVLLRHMIDAGADAIGDPTQAHMVAIDARAPLYDGGICTRIDCVSLGVVVNRDGERFYDEGEDFWPKRYAIWGRLVAQQPGQIGYSIIDQKAIGRFMPPVFPGTSANTLGELARKLGVPEASFVRTVEAFNAACRPGTFDHTVLDDCATGGIAPAKTHWARPLDTPPYVGYALRPGVTFTYLGLKVNENAQVHFHGRPSPNLFVAGEMMAGNVLGKGYTAGVGMAIGTAFGRIAGVGAARACGFRHPDFEMEQSNAIAG
- a CDS encoding aspartate/glutamate racemase family protein; protein product: MKTIGLIGGMSWESSAEYYRLINQEMKARLGGHNNARSLMATVCFEEIKSLQHAGQWDELGRLMQQAARQVQAGGADFVLLCTNTMHRVAPAIEAVLTVPFLHIVDPTAHALQQAGIGRVGLLGTRFTMEEDFYRGRMRDMHGIDVVVPDLAGRERVHAIIYEELCHGIVRDAARADYQRIIAGLAAQGAEGVILGCTEITLLIGQGDVALPVFDTTALHAQAGVTLALG